A region from the Lolium perenne isolate Kyuss_39 chromosome 4, Kyuss_2.0, whole genome shotgun sequence genome encodes:
- the LOC127294115 gene encoding putative disease resistance protein RGA4 codes for MAGLVTSMVIGQLVSVVKDKASSYLLEQYKVMEGMEKQHKILKRQLPAILDVITDAEEQATHREGVKAWLEELKTVAHEANEVFDELKYEALRREAKKNGHYCKLGFDVARLFPTDNRVLFRYRMGNKLHRIVRTIEILVTEMNAFGFKYEQQTPTCKQWQQTDSIIVDPENIVSQSRYEEKQKIVKILNDPANSATLTVLPIVGMGGLGKTTLAQLIYNDLHVQKHFQIKRWICVSDDFNVYDIARKICNGPVENDNEKALYKLQQELSGKRYLLVLDDVWNRDPDKWEKLKACLQYGGIGSAILVTTRIKGIAQLMSTVEAHDIAFLEKKFIKQIFKTRAFSLPHSKPAHEILNMVDASELLNMVEKFVERCAGSPLAAKALGSVLHTKTSLEEWSAVLNKSIICTEESGILAILKLSYNDLPSDMKECFAFCAVFPKDYVICVDKLIQLWIANGFIQEQEGVRLETIGKHIFNELASRSFFQNVKQVLDEKNQDYSRVTCEIHDLMHDVALSTMRKECATITDKPSRTQWLPESARHLFLSCRKPETILNDSLKRTSPAIQTLLCDSYMECSLQHLSKYSSLQALQLYIRRESFPLNPKYLHHLRYLDLSRSCIRALPEDITILYNLKTLNLFGCKYLDRLPRQMKYMTALCHIYTHGCSELKSMPPDLRKLTSLQTLTCFIAGTGSYCSNVGELQNLNLGGQLELLQLENVTEADAKKANLANKKELEELTLRWTFGREEERQHYHKVLEGFKPHDGMQVVRIYSYGGTNFPTWMCMLQSIHLFHCKKLQCLFNHNTSFTFPKLKVLTLEHLPVFERWWERNGRQRENIIFPQLEKLFIKHCGMLIHLLEAPLLEEPFGGDYTMVCSTFPVLKVLELEYLESFQGWEATEGTQGEHLLFPRLEKLSIQMCPELIALPEAVGDQTVVRSAFPALEVLELEDLKNFQRWEAAKRTQGAILFPHLLKLSIQKCPELIELPAAPLLGNMCAGDFNMARSAFPALMVLELEDLKSFQKWQADKVTQTEPIAFPRLQKLSIQKCPELMALPAGTFQGGLFGGNDMKEWSAFPELKELQLYDLKSFQCWGVTEATYGEHLTFPNLESVLLGGCPELITLPEAPKLSVLDIKRGNKQMCQRIARCITSLTNLNLELKDTEPSLAEHSLLVASKEDCKHKSPLVVMKLCCNMFFYSGALTLWTCFVQLQDLTIYNCNALVHWPEKEFQSLVTLSRLKIKGCNSLTGYAQTPEPSIPERCQLVPRLDSLEIENCKKMVAVFDVPASLKTMDISVCTKLESIFGKQQGKSELRQGSCSDDSSLPCLETLSLDGCTSLSGVFILPASLKEIYIHRCSNIQVLSCQLDGLQTLEVTASTSVSLTVRECDSLSLVLNLPMYLKKLDIRRCNRLKSIESHSGDLSSLEELKVRCCRTVASLPDGPQRPQYTSLRWLEIRYCPGIKTLPRWVRVQLGSLEEKDLDACYEGPRLLKPNTWKYAISRE; via the exons ATGGCTGGGCTAGTGACAAGTATGGTGATCGGTCAACTGGTATCAGTGGTGAAGGACAAGGCATCCAGCTATCTCCTGGAACAGTACAAGGTGATGGAGGGCATGGAGAAGCAGCACAAGATACTCAAACGCCAACTGCCGGCCATCTTGGATGTCATCACCGATGCTGAGGAGCAGGCAACCCATAGAGAAGGGGTCAAAGCCTGGCTTGAAGAGCTCAAGACAGTGGCCCATGAAGCGAATGAAGTCTTTGACGAGCTGAAGTATGAGGCACTCCGTCGCGAGGCCAAGAAGAATGGGCATTACTGCAAGCTTGGCTTCGATGTAGCGAGACTCTTTCCCACTGACAATAGAGTTCTGTTCCGTTACAGGATGGGAAACAAGCTCCACAGGATTGTGCGGACCATTGAGATCCTTGTTACTGAAATGAATGCCTTTGGGTTTAAATATGAGCAGCAAACACCGACATGCAAGCAGTGGCAACAGACAGATTCCATCATTGTTGACCCAGAGAATATTGTTAGCCAGTCAAGATATGAGGAGAAGCAGAAGATTGTTAAGATACTAAATGATCCTGCTAATTCTGCTACTCTCACGGTCCTTCCCATTGTTGGAATGGGTGGGTTGGGCAAAACCACCCTAGCACAACTCATCTACAACGACCTTCATGTCCAGAAGCATTTCCAAATAAAGAGATGGATCTGTGTCTCTGATGATTTTAATGTTTATGACATTGCTCGCAAGATCTGCAATGGCCCTGTTGAGAATGACAATGAGAAAGCACTATATAAGCTTCAGCAAGAACTCAGTGGAAAGAGATACCTTCTTGTATTGGACGATGTCTGGAACCGAGATCCTGATAAGTGGGAAAAGCTAAAGGCATGTCTTCAGTATGGTGGAATTGGCAGTGCCATATTGGTGACAACTCGCATCAAAGGAATTGCGCAACTCATGAGTACAGTTGAAGCCCATGACATCGCATTTTTGGAGAAGAAATTCATAAAACAAATTTTTAAAACCAGAGCATTCAGTTTGCCACATAGTAAGCCTGCTCATGAGATCCTTAATATGGTTGATGCTTCTGAACTACTCAATATGGTTGAAAAGTTTGTGGAGAGATGTGCTGGTTCTCCCTTGGCTGCAAAAGCACTAGGATCTGTACTGCATACCAAGACTAGCCTAGAAGAATGGAGCGCTGTGCTAAACAAAAGCATCATTTGCACAGAGGAGTCTGGAATTTTAGCGATACTGAAACTCAGCTACAACGACTTACCATCGGATATGAAGGAGTGTTTTGCTTTCTGTGCTGTGTTTCCCAAGGATTATGTTATATGTGTGGACAAGCTTATCCAACTATGGATCGCAAATGGCTTTATCCAAGAACAAGAAGGAGTCCGTCTTGAGACAATTGGTAAACATATTTTCAATGAATTAGCCTCAAGGTCATTCTTTCAGAATGTCAAGCAAGTCCTAGATGAGAAAAACCAAGACTACTCCAGAGTTACATGCGAAATACATGATCTTATGCATGATGTTGCACTCTCTACTATGAGAAAAGAATGTGCCACTATCACAGATAAACCAAGTAGAACTCAGTGGCTTCCAGAATCTGCTCGGCATTTATTTTTGTCATGCAGAAAACCAGAAACTATTTTGAATGATTCTCTGAAGAGAACATCACCAGCTATCCAAACACTGCTGTGTGATAGTTATATGGAATGTTCACTGCAACATTTATCAAAGTACAGCTCTCTGCAGGCATTACAACTCTATATACGGAGAGAATCATTCCCACTGAACCCCAAGTATTTGCATCACCTGAGGTACCTTGATCTCTCAAGAAGTTGTATTAGAGCACTTCCTGAAGATATAACCATTCTATATAACCTGAAAACGTTGAACCTATTTGGCTGCAAATATCTTGATCGACTTCCAAGGCAAATGAAGTATATGACTGCTCTCTGTCATATCTATACTCATGGATGTTCAGAGTTGAAGAGCATGCCTCCAGACCTCAGGAAACTCACTTCACTGCAGACACTTACCTGTTTTATAGCAGGTACTGGTTCATATTGCAGCAATGTTGGAGAGCTACAAAATTTAAACCTTGGTGGTCAATTAGAGCTACTTCAGCTAGAGAATGTGACAGAAGCAGATGCAAAAAAAGCAAACCTCGCAAATAAAAAAGAACTCGAAGAACTGACATTAAGATGGACTTTCGGTCGTGAGGAGGAGCGACAACATTATCATAAGGTGCTAGAGGGTTTCAAACCACATGATGGGATGCAGGTTGTAAGGATATATTCCTACGGAGGCACTAATTTCCCGACATGGATGTGTATGTTGCAAAGCATCCATCTCTTTCATTGTAAAAAGTTGCAATGCTTGTTCAACCATAATACATCCTTCACTTTTCCAAAACTTAAGGTGCTTACACTAGAGCATCTACCAGTTTTTGAGAGATGGTGGGAAAGAAATGGAAGGCAAAGAGAAAATATTATATTTCCTCAGCTTGAGAAGTTATTTATTAAGCATTGTGGAATGTTGATACATTTACTTGAAGCACCATTGCTTGAAGAACCGTTTGGTGGAGATTATACAATGGTATGCTCAACATTTCCAGTACTGAAGGTACTTGAATTGGAGTACTTGGAGAGTTTTCAGGGATGGGAGGCAACCGAGGGAACTCAAGGAGAACATTTATTGTTTCCTCGACTTGAAAAATTGTCCATTCAGATGTGCCCTGAGCTGATCGCATTACCTGAAGCAGTGGGAGACCAAACTGTGGTACGCTCAGCATTTCCTGCATTAGAAGTACTTGAATTGGAAGACTTGAAGAACTTTCAGAGATGGGAGGCAGCCAAAAGAACTCAAGGAGCGATATTGTTTCCTCATCTTCTGAAACTATCGATTCAGAAATGCCCAGAGTTGATAGAACTACCGGCAGCACCATTGCTTGGAAATATGTGTGCTGGAGATTTTAATATGGCACGGTCGGCATTTCCTGCATTGATGGTACTTGAACTGGAAGACTTGAAGAGCTTTCAGAAATGGCAGGCAGACAAAGTAACTCAAACTGAACCGATAGCTTTTCCTCGGCTTCAGAAACTATCAATTCAGAAATGCCCAGAGCTGATGGCATTACCAGCTGGCACATTTCAGGGAGGATTATTTGGTGGTAATGATATGAAGGAATGGTCTGCATTTCCAGAATTAAAGGAACTCCAGTTATATGATTTAAAGAGTTTTCAGTGCTGGGGGGTGACAGAAGCAACTTATGGTGAACATCTAACCTTCCCTAACCTAGAGAGTGTTCTTCTTGGGGGATGCCCAGAGTTAATAACTCTACCTGAAGCACCGAAACTCAGTGTATTGGACATAAAAAGAGGCAACAAACAGATGTGCCAGAGGATAGCTAGATGTATTACTTCATTGACCAATCTGAATTTGGAGCTCAAAGACACAGAACCGTCCTTGGCTGAGCATAGTTTACTTGTGGCCAGCAAGGAGGATTGTAAACATAAATCCCCTCTGGTAGTCATGAAGTTATGCTGCAACATGTTCTTTTACTCAGGTGCATTAACTCTGTGGACATGTtttgtgcagcttcaagatttgacAATTTATAACTGCAATGCACTCGTCCACTGGCCAGAGAAAGAATTTCAAAGCTTGGTAACCTTGAGTAGGTTGAAGATTAAGGGATGCAATAGCCTGACCGGTTATGCACAAACTCCTGAACCATCAATACCAGAAAGGTGTCAGCTTGTGCCACGCCTGGACTCTCTTGAGATAGAGAATTGTAAAAAAATGGTAGCGGTATTTGACGTCCCTGCATCTCTCAAGACAATGGATATTTCAGTCTGCACTAAACTTGAGTCCATATTTGGCAAGCAGCAAGGAAAGTCAGAATTACGTCAAGGGTCTTGTAGTGATGATAGCTCCCTTCCATGCCTGGAAACATTAAGTTTAGATGGCTGCACTAGCTTGTCAGGGGTTTTCATTCTTCCTGCATCCCTCAAGGAGATATATATTCACCGCTGCAGTAACATTCAAGTCCTATCATGTCAGCTGGATGGACTCCAAACACTAGAAGTCACTGCCTCCACAAGTGTATCTCTAACGGTACGGGAGTGTGATAGCTTGTCATTGGTTCTCAATCTTCCCATGTACCTGAAGAAACTAGACATTCGACGCTGCAATAGGTTGAAATCAATAGAATCTCACTCGGGAGATCTCTCATCATTGGAAGAACTCAAGGTTAGGTGCTGCCGAACCGTGGCATCCCTACCGGATGGGCCACAACGCCCACAATACACTTCTCTCCGATGGCTTGAAATTAGATACTGTCCTGGTATAAAAACGCTCCCCAGATGGGTGCGGGTGCAATTGGGTAGCCTAGAGGAGAAAGATCTGGACGCCTGTTATGAAG GACCTAGGTTATTGAAACCAAATACATGGAAATACGCCATCTCTAGAGAATAG